Proteins encoded within one genomic window of Nakamurella alba:
- a CDS encoding aldo/keto reductase translates to MTGTHPTGTVVLGDGLVVSRSGFGAMALTGVYGSSDDAQNLATLHHALDIGVTFIDTADVYGAGDSERTVGAVARTRREEMTIATKFGITGSIAEKTLGSRNDPAYAAQACEASLARLGVDVIDLYYLHRREVGVPIEEVIGAMAALVDAGKVRHLGLSEVTAHELRAACAVHPIAAVQSEWSVWSRDVERAVVPAAAELGVGFVPYSPLGRGFLTGTFADPAAFAGDWRAGLTRFSGDAFDANLAIVAAIGGIAADRGVTTAQIALAWLYAAGRQHCLPIVPIPGTRRAERIDENAAAADIVLTVEELAVLDGLSAEVVGPRSDSDDPNWTSDSRERAVGD, encoded by the coding sequence ATGACCGGCACGCATCCGACGGGCACCGTGGTGCTCGGCGACGGGCTGGTGGTGAGCCGCTCGGGGTTCGGCGCCATGGCACTGACCGGTGTGTACGGGTCCAGCGACGACGCGCAGAACCTGGCCACGCTGCACCATGCGCTGGACATCGGCGTCACCTTCATCGACACCGCCGACGTCTACGGCGCCGGGGACAGCGAACGCACCGTCGGCGCAGTGGCGCGGACCCGGCGCGAGGAGATGACGATCGCGACGAAGTTCGGCATCACCGGGTCGATCGCGGAGAAGACCCTCGGCTCACGCAACGACCCGGCCTACGCGGCGCAGGCGTGCGAGGCCAGCCTGGCCCGGCTCGGCGTCGACGTGATCGACCTGTACTACCTGCACCGGCGCGAGGTCGGGGTGCCGATCGAGGAGGTGATCGGTGCGATGGCCGCCCTCGTCGACGCGGGGAAGGTGCGTCACCTCGGCCTGTCCGAGGTGACCGCCCACGAGCTGCGGGCCGCGTGCGCCGTGCACCCGATCGCCGCGGTGCAGAGCGAGTGGTCCGTCTGGAGCCGGGATGTCGAGCGGGCCGTGGTGCCTGCCGCAGCGGAGCTCGGTGTCGGCTTCGTGCCCTACTCGCCGCTGGGCCGCGGATTCCTCACCGGCACCTTCGCCGACCCGGCCGCCTTCGCCGGCGACTGGCGGGCCGGCCTCACCCGGTTCAGCGGTGATGCCTTCGATGCCAACCTCGCGATCGTCGCCGCCATCGGCGGCATCGCCGCCGACCGGGGCGTGACGACCGCCCAGATCGCCCTCGCGTGGCTCTACGCCGCCGGCCGGCAGCACTGCCTCCCGATCGTCCCGATCCCGGGCACCCGCCGCGCGGAGCGGATCGACGAGAACGCCGCCGCGGCCGACATCGTCCTCACCGTGGAGGAACTCGCCGTCCTCGACGGGCTCTCGGCAGAAGTGGTCGGCCCGCGCTCGGACTCCGACGACCCGAACTGGACCAGTGACTCGCGGGAGCGCGCTGTCGGAGACTGA
- a CDS encoding glycerol dehydrogenase gives MATALRTVISPSRYVQGKGAIHQLGEFLKPIGSTPLLVADELVWGLVGHDVEKSLQEAGLTAQWERFGGVPSAKEVDRIVEVIRRSGSDVVVAIGGGSAIDTVKAAGHLAGIRWANCPTVASTDAPCSALSVIYTESGEFEEYRFFPRNPDLVLVDSQIVANAPASLLIAGVGDALATWLEARATARSNSTTMAGGLPTVTGTALAQLSWDVLWENALQAVDAVRDHQVTPAVEKVIEANTLLSGLGFESGGLAAAHAVHNGLTAVGATHGLAHGQKVNIGSVTQLVLEGAPSSEIRDFIEFTTRVGLPTTLTEVGLRADDVESLTTVADAATVPGETIHSMPFAVTSPDVVSALVSIEKFATRVRDEAGLPAPTPYTAHH, from the coding sequence ATGGCAACCGCTCTCCGCACCGTGATCAGCCCGAGCAGGTACGTTCAGGGCAAGGGTGCGATCCACCAGCTGGGCGAGTTCCTGAAGCCGATCGGCTCGACGCCGTTGCTCGTCGCCGACGAACTGGTGTGGGGGTTGGTCGGCCATGATGTCGAGAAGTCCCTGCAGGAAGCAGGACTCACGGCGCAGTGGGAGCGGTTCGGCGGGGTGCCGAGCGCGAAGGAGGTCGACCGGATCGTCGAGGTGATCCGGAGGAGCGGATCGGACGTGGTGGTCGCCATCGGCGGTGGCAGTGCGATCGACACGGTGAAGGCGGCCGGTCATCTCGCGGGTATCCGGTGGGCGAACTGCCCGACGGTGGCGTCGACAGACGCTCCGTGCAGCGCACTCTCGGTCATCTACACCGAGTCCGGCGAGTTCGAGGAGTACCGCTTCTTCCCGCGCAACCCCGACCTGGTGCTGGTCGACTCGCAGATCGTGGCCAATGCCCCCGCGTCGCTGCTGATCGCCGGCGTCGGTGACGCGCTCGCCACCTGGCTGGAGGCCCGGGCGACCGCACGGTCCAACTCCACCACCATGGCCGGCGGCCTGCCGACGGTGACCGGTACGGCCCTTGCCCAGCTGTCCTGGGATGTGTTGTGGGAGAACGCCCTGCAGGCCGTCGACGCCGTCCGCGACCACCAGGTGACCCCGGCCGTGGAGAAGGTCATCGAGGCGAACACGCTGCTGTCCGGACTCGGTTTCGAGTCCGGCGGACTCGCCGCGGCGCATGCTGTGCACAACGGTCTCACCGCCGTCGGCGCCACCCACGGCCTCGCTCACGGACAGAAGGTGAACATCGGCTCGGTGACCCAGCTGGTGCTGGAGGGCGCCCCGTCCTCCGAGATCCGCGACTTCATCGAGTTCACCACCCGGGTCGGGCTGCCCACTACCCTGACCGAGGTCGGCCTCCGTGCCGACGATGTCGAGAGCCTGACGACGGTCGCCGATGCGGCGACCGTCCCGGGCGAGACGATCCACTCGATGCCGTTCGCGGTCACCAGCCCGGACGTTGTCAGCGCCCTGGTCTCGATCGAGAAGTTCGCCACCCGGGTGCGCGACGAGGCGGGGTTGCCGGCGCCGACGCCGTACACCGCGCACCACTGA
- a CDS encoding MerR family transcriptional regulator: MVITDTQTTGATLGIAEVAQVSGLSQDTLRWYEREGLLPAVRRGPDRRRRYTEREAALVRMLAKMRDSGMPVHEMREFSALVAGGAATHGRRLAILERHRERIEQRKADLDAHLVVLDEKVDHYRFLIDTGLDCDGAPVTADIAVRQAARA, translated from the coding sequence ATGGTCATCACGGACACGCAGACGACGGGCGCGACGCTCGGCATCGCCGAGGTCGCGCAGGTGAGCGGGCTGAGCCAGGACACGCTGCGCTGGTACGAGCGGGAGGGTCTGCTGCCCGCGGTGCGCCGCGGCCCCGACCGCCGCCGCCGGTACACCGAGCGGGAGGCGGCCCTGGTGCGGATGCTCGCGAAGATGCGGGACAGCGGCATGCCGGTGCACGAGATGCGGGAGTTCTCGGCACTTGTCGCCGGCGGCGCGGCCACCCACGGCCGGCGGCTGGCCATCCTGGAACGTCACCGGGAGCGAATCGAGCAGCGCAAGGCGGATCTGGACGCGCATCTGGTGGTGCTGGACGAGAAGGTCGACCACTACCGGTTCCTCATCGACACCGGCCTCGACTGCGATGGTGCCCCGGTGACCGCCGACATCGCCGTCCGGCAGGCGGCCCGGGCATGA
- a CDS encoding GNAT family protein, giving the protein MATITQLPADPRIAPLSPATWEAFAGLVERHNGIFGGCWCTYFHDCEGRGPGYDGSRDFKKLMVKRGVAHAALVLDGDEAIAWAEFGSPDELPNIHHRKQYDKEKGGDPDYRITCVFVDRRYRRQGVTELAIRGALELIGSKGGGRVESYPHDLTGQTKKMSASFLYNGTRRLYERLGFTYLRPKGLKNCVMSIEVPART; this is encoded by the coding sequence ATGGCCACGATCACGCAGTTGCCGGCGGACCCCCGCATCGCACCGCTGAGCCCTGCCACCTGGGAGGCGTTCGCCGGGCTGGTGGAGCGACACAACGGGATCTTCGGCGGGTGCTGGTGCACGTACTTCCACGACTGCGAAGGTCGCGGCCCCGGCTACGACGGCAGCCGGGACTTCAAGAAGCTGATGGTCAAGCGCGGCGTGGCCCACGCCGCTCTGGTGCTGGACGGCGACGAGGCGATCGCCTGGGCCGAGTTCGGCAGCCCGGACGAACTGCCGAACATCCACCACCGCAAGCAGTACGACAAGGAGAAGGGCGGTGACCCGGACTACCGGATCACCTGTGTCTTCGTCGACCGCCGCTACCGCCGGCAAGGAGTCACCGAGCTCGCGATCCGCGGCGCCCTCGAGCTCATCGGCAGCAAAGGCGGCGGGAGGGTCGAGTCCTACCCGCACGACCTGACCGGGCAGACCAAGAAGATGTCCGCCTCGTTCCTCTACAACGGCACCCGCCGGCTCTACGAACGACTCGGATTCACCTACCTGCGCCCGAAAGGCCTGAAGAACTGCGTGATGTCGATCGAGGTGCCGGCGCGCACCTGA